A stretch of Hydractinia symbiolongicarpus strain clone_291-10 chromosome 9, HSymV2.1, whole genome shotgun sequence DNA encodes these proteins:
- the LOC130657720 gene encoding uncharacterized protein LOC130657720, with translation MEECNTGNRVKKSVDVATEVKHSDDFFKTVSIFHYICVIVGFLAFWYVCFTTNDDVFKRLGGPGQRLTFLRENYLIEMRIGFFFAILLHIVEALYAVKVGSELNLSQVAIQKWVIQTSIVGYSSLRHLTAYQEEKRKKKAK, from the coding sequence ATGGAAGAATGCAACACTGGTAATCGAGTTAAAAAGTCTGTTGATGTAGCCACTGAAGTAAAGCATTCTGATGACTTTTTCAAGACTGTGTCTATCTTTCATTATATTTGTGTCATTGTTGGTTTTTTGGCTTTTTGGTATGTTTGTTTCACTACAAACGACGATGTTTTTAAAAGGCTTGGTGGTCCTGGTCAAAGGTTAACATTCTTACGAGAGAACTATCTTATTGAAATGAGAATTGGCTTTTTCTTCGCAATACTTTTACACATTGTTGAGGCACTTTATGCAGTCAAAGTTGGTAGCGAGTTAAATCTCTCCCAAGTTGCTATTCAAAAATGGGTCATTCAAACATCGATTGTTGGATACAGTTCGTTACGACATTTAACAGCCTATcaggaagaaaaaagaaagaagaaagcgaaaTAG